The Cutaneotrichosporon cavernicola HIS019 DNA, chromosome: 3 region ATCTTACACGAGGTGGGGAGGATACTGGGTCGTCACGTGACATTCCCACGTGGAAAGTGGAGAGGACTGGTTAAGGTTGATGGGGTCTCCGTATTCTCCGTCATATACCTTTACCTTTGGCATGTGACTTTGTGACGTTGATGGTCAAAGATGGGTGGATAGGCGCAGAAGAATGGGTATGGGCACGGTCAAACAACGCTCTGATCGCTCAAACCATCCCATCTTGCACGCTTCCCATTCCCATTCATCACCCCTTTGCTCTACCTTGTCCTCTCCAAGTCTTCTCATCGCATAACCCATGTCAACGGCCTACGCCTACGGTCAGTTCGCCAAGGCCCTCCAAGACGCATCGACtcacggcgacgacgaggtccgGGACCGtgcaggcgcgcgagcggaGAAATGGGCAGCAGCCCTCAATGGCATCAAGGATGGGCAAATCACAATCGGGTCGCGTGTGCCCGTAAAGGACCTCCCGGCCTGGGTGACGCTCGAAGTGCTCTGGGGAGGCTACTCGTCGGGCAGATcgctcgccgagacgcCTCTTGAGTCAGACGAGATCGAACTCGCGGAACGCCTCGGTCTCCCCGAGGGACCAGATCGCCGCGCACGGATCTTTGCTTATTACCTCTCTGACGAtggcctcgccgagctgtACGAGCTTTTGGACTCGGGGCTGTACGCAGTCAAACTTCCCGAGGATGCCGCACTCCTCACCGTCGCTTGGCTCCTCAGGGCTGGTGACGAGGGAGGCGCCCTTGCAGTACTCGATGCCATCCAGCCATTCTCTCGCCGTTTCCGCTTTGCACCTCGACAAGACTCCACGGTCATCCCACCAGGATTCACGTTCCGCATGAGCGTCGGAGACGCACGTAAAGCCCTTCAAGCGCGCCGAATGCCACCCGCCATTGACAGCATGCTCGAGACGCTGCGTGTGTGGAACCCATATGCCGATCGTCTGCTCGCACTGTGGTACCGTTGtgtcaaggacggcaacGTTCAGCTGGGCGACGCGGCATGGAAacaggcggcggctgggCTTGCGTCCGAGTTTGTGTCTCTCAAGAAGAAATATCCAAGGAGCCGCAAGGTCGTGCGCAAGGGCAGTAACATCCAGTGGCTCGTCTCGGCTGCGAGTGCCGCGTCTTCCGCTGACACGGCGCTGACGCCTGCCCTGGCTGGCCGGGTACGCACTGCGGTCGCTGATATGATCAAGAAGCGCGGAGCCCCAGGATCCGATGAGCTCAAGAGCGTGCGCTCTAGGCAGATGACTGTTGCTAGCAAGCAGTCTTCGATGCAGCTGGCCTCTATCGCCGCAGAGCGCCTCACAGAGCCGCAACAGCGGATGGGCCTATCCAACCCGTCCGAGTACACGGGGCCGGTCACTGCCGCCGAGTCGATGGCACACGACATTCCCGCCAATACCCCCATGCCCGACTTTGTTGACCGTATCCTCAAGCGCACCCGCGTCGCAGCCGTGGACGACCTTCAAGTCCCTTCTGCTGAGGCGTATGCCGCACTCGTGCCCGTGTACGTCTCGGgactcgtcgccgagcagtACCCTGAGGCCCTTGGGCATCTCATGGCAATGAACTATGAGGCCTTCAGCACTCGCCGTTcgttgctgctgctcaaCCTGGAGCACCAAGTTCGGCTGGACGAACTTCCAtgggtcgccgccgccgagccgcaCGCAAACCATACAGGTGGCGACTCGACCACTCTGACAGCGCTGGGACACATTGGAGAGGTAGCTCTCGAGCGATGGCCAGGAACCATTCTGCCCAATAAGCTCGTGTCGCAGATGAACAACCTCATGCGCCTTCGGCATCTCGACCCCCGCCGCGTACCGCttgttgaggagctcgctGCGGATATCTTTATGGGCACGTTCTCGAGCAAGTTTACCCTGGCCGCCAAgatcgccgccgagctggcggGACCCACTTACATCTCGTACTATGGCATCGACaccaaggccgtcgagggccTATACACTCAAGATGCAGCAAATCCGGCCGATGACGTCATCCTGGAAGAGACTGCTcaggaggtggaggatgCCGAAGTCACGGATGATGAGAAGGACGAACAGCCGACCGATGGCCAGGACTTTGCGCACATGTGCTTCAAACGCGCAAACGAGAAGCCCGGGTGGGGTCGGACTGCGCAGCACGGCAAGGTCATCGAGCAGTCCCAGATCCTGACGACACACAACCTCGCTATCATCGTCTCGCTTGGTGCGTCCCTCCCATGGGCCAAACTCGCCAAGCGGGCATGGGCAGAGTGCGTCCACCTCCTGCGCCTTGCATGCCGTGAACCGCGACCGCTCGGGACGGTTAAGAATGCAGCGTACGCATGGCGCCAGGCCGTGTTCTTCACGTCACTcgcgggcgacgaggtggctGCCATCAttgaggagatggacaaGGATCGCTCTGCACTGCCTGCACTGGGGCTCGTGATCGATGGCCTGAAGGAcgtcgttggcggcggcacaTTCGACGCAGAGGGCAAAAGCCCACAAGGCCGCCGTCTGCTTGGTTGGACCCTCGGGCCTCACTGGATTCTAGAGGATGCACGCAAGCCCCGCAAGTAGTGGCGATATCGGGAACATTGGTAAGATCACAAGTGCATAAGCACCTTTGTACAGTGAGATACCCTGCATGTAGCAGTGAGTTGGCTGGAATGGTTTCGGTTTAGCTCTGGCGCTGGTTCCGGTCTGTGGTACCGTATTTCCATGAGAATCATAAGATTATTGCCCTAGTGTGAGGCGGGACAGGCACCATCTGACGATGCATGCCACGACCATTCAATTCTGAACCAGCCCATCCGCCGTTGACAAGCTCAGCATTGTCTTGCACATCGTCTCACACTCGTCTCACACTCTAGTACTGTAAGTCAAACCCCAATCAACTAGACATTTGGCAGCCTTCACCCACTCCGCTTAGTCGAGTCCGCCTAATTGCCGGTGTCTGTTCGGGGATCGGGGAGTGACCATTGTGGATTGCTGGTGCTTGACCATTCCGAGCGTCGTTGGGCACTTTGACCTGGGACGGGACGTTTAGCGCAACTGGCTGGCTTTGACAACCACAGGCACCGACTCACAGTGTGCATTTGGATCCCCACGCATCTCCTTCCAGCACTTGTCCGTGGCAGCTGACCAGTGCTACCTGGCAAGTCTGAGACACCTGGGACCATCCTAAAGGCTGAAGCCTGGATGATATAACTAACTCGACCAGTGTCTTTGTTTTTGTCAACGCCCCATCCTCAAACGCCATCGACTATGAGCGGGTCTCTCATCGGTCCTCGTTTGACGATCCACCTGGATGGTACGCTCAAACTCGCACGCGCCCACCCTGTTCTCGCGCTCTTGTcggtcgccgccctcgttcTCATCGCCTACATTCTCTGGGCGTACCCATATCGCGAGTACACGCTTCCGTATCGCAACCTTCGCGGACCAAAGGCATCGTCGGTGATCTGGGGCAACTTCGCGGAGATTCTCGAGGAGCCTACAAATGCTCCGCAGACACGTTGGATCGCCGAGTTCGGCAACGTCTTTCGCTATCAGACTCTCTTCGGAAAGCCACGCATCTGCTTGGGCGACCCTGTCGCCATTGCCCACATTGCCCAACACACTTACGATTATCAGAAGGCCAGTGCGACGGTGTATTCACTCGAACTGGTGCTCGGTCGCGGTCTTCTCACcgtcgagggtgatgagcaccggcgccagcgcaaGATCCTCAGCCCCGCGTTTGGCCTCCCAGCCATCAAGTCTATGCAGCCAATCTTCATGGACAAGGGGTGGGAGCTACAACGCAAGTTGAGCAGCATtctcgactcggacgaggactcattctcgccgacaccgacAGCGCCAGAAGATCGTGTACCCGGCACGAAGAAGGTTGACGTGATCCGGTACATGGGTCAGATGACGCTCGATGTCATTGGTCTTGCGGGCTTTGACTATGACTTTGGTGGTGAGTCTCTGAAACCGCACACAAGCTGATCAAAGCGCTCGCAGGCCGCAGTACCGATCTGGCCGACTCGTTCCGCGCtctcctcaaggccggTAGCAACCCAGGCATTATGGCGATCCTAGCGGCGGTGATACCATTTTTCCGCATCTTCGTGAATCACACGCGGCTGGGCCTGGTGTtcgagctgacggcagccCAACAAGCTGACTCACGCCGTCCGAGTCGCCAAGTCGCAGACAGACCGTGTCGCTCGCGAGATTGTAATGCAGAAGAAGGCATTCGTGACGGCCGAAATGCAGACGGGGGAGAAGAACGAGACCCTTGGTCGCGACCTGCTCTCGCGAGTCGTCCGAGCGAACATGGATCCTGAACTGCGCCCGGAGCAGCGGTTGACCGACGAAGAGGTGATCGC contains the following coding sequences:
- a CDS encoding uncharacterized protein (Cytochrome P450) is translated as MSGSLIGPRLTIHLDGTLKLARAHPVLALLSVAALVLIAYILWAYPYREYTLPYRNLRGPKASSVIWGNFAEILEEPTNAPQTRWIAEFGNVFRYQTLFGKPRICLGDPVAIAHIAQHTYDYQKASATVYSLELVLGRGLLTVEGDEHRRQRKILSPAFGLPAIKSMQPIFMDKGWELQRKLSSILDSDEDSFSPTPTAPEDRVPGTKKVDVIRYMGQMTLDVIGLAGFDYDFGALAGRSTDLADSFRALLKAGSNPGIMAILAAVIPFFRIFPNKLTHAVRVAKSQTDRVAREIVMQKKAFVTAEMQTGEKNETLGRDLLSRVVRANMDPELRPEQRLTDEEVIAQVVTFMIAGHETTATALTWLIPRLAENPQVQKKLRDEVRSFAHDNPTFDELNSLPYLDNVVHESLRLDPPVAGGVRVAAKHYIIPLGQPIRGRDGKMMSSIDVPAGTDIFIPLMNVNRSTEIWGPDALEFNPDRHGDPKLPLQNVSGVYGNLLTFFNGARNCIGYRLTLAEMKAAIFCVFRHLEVLPLPSNPQFRQKAQMVMRPEMIGEEDAGYQMPVLIRALADDD